In the Sarcophilus harrisii chromosome 3, mSarHar1.11, whole genome shotgun sequence genome, one interval contains:
- the NCBP2 gene encoding nuclear cap-binding protein subunit 2, whose product MSGGLLSALDSDSYVQLGQYRDQHFRGDKKDQEKLLKKSCTLYVGNLSFYTTEEQIYELFGKSGDIKKIIMGLDKVKKTACGFCFVEYYSRADAENAMRYINGTRLDDRIIRTDWDAGFKEGRQYGRGRSGGQVRDEYRKDYDAGRGGYGKMCKINE is encoded by the exons ATGTCGGGCGGGCTCCTGAGCGCGCTGGACAGCGACTCCTACGTGCAGCTGGGCCAGTACCGAGACCAGCACTTCCGG GGTGACAAGAAGGACCAAGAGAAGTTATTGAAGAAAAGCTGCACCTTGTATGTGGGGAACCTGTCTTTTTATACCACCGAGGAACAGATTTATGAGCTCTTCGGAAAAAGCGGTGACATCAAGAAAATCATTATGGGCCTGgataaagtaaagaaaacagCATGTGGGTTCTGCTTTGTGGA ATATTACTCCAGAGCAGATGCTGAAAATGCCATGCGCTACATTAACGGGACCCGTCTGGACGATCGCATTATCCGAACTGATTGGGATGCCGGCTTCAAAGAGGGCCGCCAGTATGGACGAGGACGATCTGGGGGCCAG gtacgAGATGAGTATCGAAAAGACTATGACGCTGGCAGAGGAGGCTACGGGAAAATGTGCAAAATCAATGAGTGA
- the NCBP2AS2 gene encoding protein NCBP2AS2, with product MVLRQFLHSLFNTPRLVERLAESRPIRRAAQLTALALLRAQLGARGATRSLRGPAERAARFGAALARELRRGLRERPAAGKEGPGRGRGPEARR from the coding sequence ATGGTGCTGCGGCAGTTCCTGCACTCGCTCTTCAACACGCCGCGGCTCGTAGAGCGCCTGGCCGAGTCGCGGCCCATCCGCCGCGCGGCTCAGCTCACGGCCTTGGCGCTGCTGCGAGCCCAGCTCGGGGCCCGGGGGGCGACGCGGAGCCTGCGGGGGCCGGCGGAACGCGCCGCGCGCTTCGGGGCCGCCTTGGCCCGGGAGCTCCGGCGCGGCCTCCGGGAGCGGCCGGCGGCGGGCAAGGAGGGCCCGGGCCGGGGGCGGGGCCCTGAGGCGCGGCGCTAG